The following are encoded together in the Terriglobales bacterium genome:
- the lolA gene encoding outer membrane lipoprotein chaperone LolA, producing MRSLSYLLLGLLLSAVATAQNDAHKIAESVDRRYNNMHSLEAQFTETYRGAGMARNESGTLWLKRPGKMRWDYREPRPKLFISDGKTAWFYVPGDQQVRKASVKKLDDLRSPIRYLLGKTKLEKEFSGLSLAPDAKPLDAGDVVLRGLPKGMEDRVTQVLLEITPDSEIRSITIDEADGSTTQFRLFNQKQNIALLDSRFRFVPPPGVETVEATEVSQ from the coding sequence ATGCGCTCGCTGTCCTACCTTTTGCTTGGCCTGCTACTCAGCGCCGTTGCCACGGCACAAAATGATGCTCACAAGATTGCCGAGAGCGTGGACCGCCGTTATAACAACATGCATTCGCTGGAAGCACAGTTCACGGAAACCTATCGCGGCGCCGGCATGGCGCGCAATGAATCCGGGACCCTGTGGCTGAAACGTCCGGGCAAAATGCGCTGGGACTACCGCGAGCCCCGCCCCAAGCTGTTCATCTCCGACGGCAAGACGGCCTGGTTCTACGTGCCCGGAGACCAGCAGGTGCGCAAGGCGTCGGTGAAAAAGCTGGACGATCTCCGCTCGCCCATCCGTTACCTGCTCGGCAAGACCAAGCTGGAAAAGGAATTTTCCGGGCTCTCGCTGGCGCCCGATGCCAAGCCGCTCGATGCCGGGGACGTAGTCTTGCGTGGATTGCCCAAGGGAATGGAGGACCGCGTTACCCAGGTGCTGCTCGAAATCACGCCCGATTCAGAGATTCGTTCCATCACCATCGACGAGGCGGACGGCTCCACAACCCAGTTCCGCCTCTTCAATCAGAAGCAGAATATCGCTCTGTTGGACAGCCGCTTCCGCTTCGTGCCGCCCCCGGGCGTCGAGACGGTGGAGGCAACCGAAGTCTCGCAATAG
- a CDS encoding ABC transporter permease subunit has translation MINRVVAISFNTFREAVRDRVLYNLILFALLLVASALLVGQISIGIERIVLVNLGLTAVSIFGIVIAIFIGIGLVSKEIEKRTLYTVLARPVRRWEFILGKFLGLVSTLVVNTFFMAVGFFAALLYLVHHFQRSDASLLLALYFIVLQFVIVTALALLFSSFSSPLLSAVFAFALFIIGTFAEDLRAFAAFTHGPAGWIATAAAYLVPNFSALNVISSVAHGEPVSRVLVAYNTGYALLYAGAAIAAAALIFERRNLK, from the coding sequence ATGATCAACCGCGTCGTCGCCATCTCTTTCAACACCTTCCGCGAAGCCGTGCGCGACCGGGTTTTATACAACCTGATCTTGTTCGCGCTGCTGCTAGTCGCCTCGGCTCTGCTGGTCGGCCAGATCTCGATCGGCATCGAGCGCATCGTGCTCGTCAATCTCGGGCTGACGGCAGTCTCCATCTTCGGCATCGTGATCGCCATCTTTATCGGCATTGGCCTGGTCTCCAAGGAAATCGAAAAGCGCACCCTGTACACCGTGCTGGCGCGCCCGGTGCGGCGCTGGGAATTCATCCTCGGCAAGTTCCTCGGCCTGGTCAGCACCCTGGTGGTGAATACGTTTTTCATGGCAGTCGGTTTTTTCGCCGCACTCCTGTATCTGGTGCACCATTTCCAGCGCAGCGATGCCTCTCTGCTGCTGGCGCTCTACTTCATCGTTCTTCAGTTCGTGATCGTTACCGCGCTGGCGCTGCTGTTCTCTTCGTTTTCTTCGCCGTTGCTGTCGGCGGTGTTTGCTTTCGCCTTATTCATCATCGGGACCTTTGCCGAAGATTTGCGGGCCTTTGCCGCCTTTACCCATGGTCCGGCCGGATGGATCGCTACCGCCGCGGCCTACCTGGTGCCAAATTTTTCAGCGCTCAACGTAATCTCGTCGGTCGCGCATGGCGAGCCGGTATCGCGCGTCCTGGTGGCCTACAACACCGGTTACGCGCTGCTCTATGCGGGAGCGGCGATCGCGGCGGCGGCCCTGATTTTTGAGCGCAGAAACTTGAAATGA
- a CDS encoding ABC transporter ATP-binding protein produces MAAIETFALEKIYLAGFWRKRPKVALKPLTISVQEGEVFGYLGPNGAGKTTTLKLLMGLIFPTGGSAKIEGADWRDPQVKAQIGFLPEQPYFYDYLTAGELLDYYAQLSGVSARERRRRIPAVLSRVGLPETGRMQLRKFSKGMLQRVGIAQAIIHDPKLIFLDEPMSGLDPVGRREVRDLIQSFKDEGKTVFFSTHILSDAEALCDRVAVLHKGELRGVGVVQDLLARFSGKVEVIWDGRSALNALQSLCCECHSTGETTRALLPQEQLDAAIDAIRRARGRLISVTPLRASLEDYFLEKLNEPAPAEVAP; encoded by the coding sequence ATGGCAGCCATCGAGACCTTCGCGCTGGAAAAGATTTATCTCGCCGGTTTCTGGCGAAAGCGTCCCAAGGTCGCGCTCAAGCCGCTCACCATCAGCGTGCAGGAAGGCGAGGTTTTCGGCTATCTCGGTCCCAACGGCGCCGGCAAAACCACGACCCTCAAGCTCCTCATGGGCCTGATTTTTCCAACCGGCGGCTCGGCTAAGATCGAGGGCGCCGACTGGCGCGATCCGCAGGTGAAGGCGCAGATCGGCTTCCTTCCCGAGCAGCCTTATTTCTACGATTACCTGACCGCCGGCGAACTGCTCGATTACTACGCGCAACTCTCCGGAGTGAGCGCGCGCGAGCGCCGCCGCCGCATTCCCGCCGTGCTCTCCCGCGTCGGACTTCCCGAAACCGGGCGCATGCAGTTGCGCAAATTTTCCAAGGGCATGCTGCAGCGCGTCGGCATCGCGCAGGCGATTATTCATGATCCCAAGCTGATCTTTCTCGACGAGCCCATGTCGGGGCTCGACCCGGTCGGCCGCCGCGAGGTCCGCGACCTGATCCAGTCGTTCAAGGACGAAGGCAAGACCGTATTCTTCTCCACCCACATCCTCTCCGATGCGGAGGCCTTGTGCGATCGCGTGGCGGTGCTGCACAAGGGCGAGCTGCGCGGAGTCGGCGTCGTACAAGACCTCCTCGCAAGGTTCAGCGGCAAGGTGGAAGTGATATGGGATGGCCGCTCCGCGCTGAACGCGCTGCAATCGCTTTGCTGCGAGTGCCACTCCACCGGCGAAACCACCCGCGCCTTGCTGCCGCAGGAGCAGCTCGATGCCGCGATTGACGCCATCCGCCGCGCCCGTGGGCGATTGATTTCTGTTACACCTTTGCGCGCCTCTCTGGAAGACTATTTCCTGGAGAAACTGAACGAGCCTGCCCCTGCCGAGGTGGCGCCATGA